The DNA window GAAGCTCCGCCTACTTTTACTAATTCGCTTGAATTTCTGTAATTACGCTGTTTTTGCTCCAAAGTAACTTTTTTTTCCTGTACTTTTCTCAAAGCAGTATTCTTATCAGTAGGATCAAAAGTCAGAATAAGTTCACCCTTTTTTACAGTATCTCCAAGCTCAAAGTATCTTTTGGAAACCATAAGGGCTTTTGAAGTATACACTGATATTTCATTATTAGACTTTACTTCCCCCTCTTCTTCCACAAATAATTCAAAATTTCCCTTTTCTGCTTTGACTACTTCATACACTGTTTCATCTTTATTTTTTGAAAAAACTGTTTTAAATATTAAAAACCCTGTAAACAGTATAATTATTATTAAACTCAAAATTATTACTTTCTTTTTCAATTTTTTCACCATCCTAGTTCATATATTTTATTTTATGTGTAAAACTCGACAACTCATTTTGTGCTTTTACAAAATCTTTTTCGGCAATATTATATTTGTTTAATCTTTCCAGATAATCACTGTAAGTGGAAACACCCAGCTCATACTTTTTGGAATAAACCTCATAATCTTTTTTTGTTACTTCCAGATCCTTTTGTGCTATCAGTTCATTGGTCTGCAATGTGGTATACTCTATCATATTTTCTTTGATTTTATTATCTACATTTACTTTTTTATCTAAATAATCTACTTTGTTTTTTTTCAGTTCGTTTTTCAGATTTTCATAGTCCCCTTTGTAGTTAAAAACTGTCTTTTTCACTCCCAAACCTACAATAACCTCATCATTTTCAAAAGAATAAGACATTTCGGCATTTAATTCAGGAATACTTGTAGTATATTTTTCTCTTTTTAATTTTTCATTATTAATCTTTTCGTCATATTTCAGAGAATCAAGATCTGTTGTTCCTATGTTATAAAAATCAACTTTCTCAACTTCTTTTTTTTCAATATTCTCGAATTTCCCATCTGTAACAATGTTATAGATAGAAAAGCTTTCCCTGTATAACAGCAGCTCTCTTCTCAAATTCTCCAAATCAAGAATAGCCTTTTCGTATTCAGCTCTGGAAGATATATGATCGAATTCTGATGCAGTTCCGACTTCATATTTTTTCATTATTATTGTATAATCTCTTTTTTTTACTTCAAGTGACTTTTCTTCTATTTCTATCTCTTTTTCTTTATTTTTGTAATTTTTATATAAATCAATTAAATTTACTATTTGAGTATCAAGCTCTTGAAGATTCAGGACTTTTTGCTTTTCAAGGGACAAATCATTTATGATCCGTTCTGAATCATATTTGCTGTAATAAAGTTCTCTCAAATCCTTGCTTACCCCAACCCTGTTTTCTACAATTTCATCATTAAGCGTATCATAATCAAATCTGTAATTAAAAATTCCGTATTCTGCCTGGGCTGAAACACCATAATGGCTTTTTCCCACAGTATCGTAATATTTGTTATCTACATTCATAGTCACGCCGTTCCACTCGCCTTTATCGATCAATTCCCTGTTTATTTCATAAGAGTCAAGATTAAGTTTATTTTTTTCTGTGGTATAAGACTGTGACCTTAACTGTTCTATAGCTCCGTCAAGATTAATACTAAGCAGAACAACACTTGAAAACATCATCAATATTATGTATTTAAGCAGTTTTTCCATTATTCCTCCTCTTTATAATTTTTACTTTCTTTTGACACATCTCTGTGCAAATAACCTGATTCACTAAATGACTCCTTTCCTTTACCAATTTATTTCAAAAAACTCTATGACTAATCAGTCATAAAAAGATTGTATTTTTCCATATACGAATAAAAAAATACTTCTACTTCAATTTTTTCAGAAAAAAATAGTTAGCATTCTTACTATATTATGAAATTTTTTTATATAAAATTTTTTATAAATTAGTTAGCATTCTAACTATTATGAAAAAATTTTATATAAGATTTTATGAGTGTAACATTTTATATTTTTATTGTCAACATTTTTATTTTTATGGTTGACAATTCCATATATTTATAATACAATTAGTTCAATGAATTAACTATTTTTATAAAAACAGGTGAATAACTATGAAACTTGCAGATATTATCGAAATTCTTTCTAAAAGATTTCTAAATTACAAAGTATCAGAACTGGAAAAATACAATATCGAAAATATTAACATTAACTTTTTTCAATATATTGATATTATCGGCGATATGGACGCTCCTACTTACGGAGAAGTAGCACAAAAACTAAATTTGAGCAAACCTGCAATAACAGCTATTGTAAATAAATTAATAAAAGAAGATCTTGTTTACAAAGAACAGTCTATGACAGATAAACGTACATACCATATCAGACTTACCAAAAACGGACTCGAAATTTATAACAGCTGCAGACTTGCACACAATGACCTTGAAAAATACATTGCCAAAAAACTCACTAAAGAAGAATATAAGCAGCTTGTACATTTATTATGTCTGGTTGTTGAATAAAATTTTTTCATTTTATTCAATATTTATAAAAATAGTTAATTCACAAAACTAACTATAATATTAAGTATAGGCTTAATGTTATTTGAAGATTCAAAAATTTATTATATGAGGAGTAAAAAACATGAAAAAAAATCTGATTTTCTATTTTTCCGGTACGGGAAACTGTTTGAAAGTTGCCAAAACAATATCGAAAAACAAAGAAAACACTGAAATTATCCCAATGGGAAGCAGTCACATCTATGAATTTGACGGAGATTATGAAAGCATAGGCTTTGTATATCCTGTATATTTCGCAGGTCTCCCTGCTGCTGCCGCCGATTATATTTCAAAGTTAGTTTTACCAAAAGATGATAATATTTATTACTACACTGTTAATACGTGCGGCAGCATAATCGGAAACGCATTTGCCCAGCTTAAAGAACTTCTTGAACAAAAAGGCGCTCATCTTGATTATTCTGCTAAACTAAAAATGTTCTCAAACTATGTAGTCATGTACAATATGAAGGAAAATGTAAAAGAAATAACTGAAAAATCTGACAAAGACCTTATTCCTATTATGGAAAACATAAAAAATAAATATAAAAACAAAACAGGAAAAAAGAATTCTCTTTTAGAGTGGTGGTATCACAAAGAAATGAAAGTTATCCATACTAAAGACCAGCACTTTAATGTATCTGAAAACTGTACTTCCTGCGGAATATGCGTAAAAGTCTGCCCGGTGGATAACATAAAGCTGGAAGGAAAAAAGCCTGATTTCTTACATCATTGCGAGCAGTGTACAGCATGTATACAATACTGTCCTGAAAAAGCCATTAATTTCAAAAATAAAACACAAAACAGAAGAAGATATACTAATCCTGATATAAACTGGAAAGAACTTTCTGAAAGTAATAAAAGTTACTAATTTTCTGAGTCTGTTTTTTATGGAAAATAATTATAATAATTGATTTTACTGCTGTTTTTCTTTATAATTATAATTAAGAATTTTATTTTTATTATGGAGGGAAAATGGAGTATAAAATAAAAGATACGAGTATTTATTATGAAATACACGGCGAAGGAAAGCCCGTCATCTGTATACACGGTTATACAGTGGATCATAACCTTATGAAGAGCTGTCTTGAACCTGTATTTAAAGATGAGAAAACACCATATAAACGAATTTACATTGATCTGCCGGGAATGGGAAAATCCAAAGCTGCACCGTGGCTGAAAAATGCCGATATAATGCTGGACATCCTTCTGGATTTCATTAATTACGTTACTGACGGAGAAAATTTTCTGCTTGCTGCTGAATCATACGGCTGCTATCTTTCTATGGGGATACTAAAAAAAATTTCACATCAGACTGACGGTATATTTTTTCTGGCTCCGTGCATTATTTCCGATTACACTAAAAGAAATCTTCCATTGGAAAGCACTGTTTATTCTGAAAAAATTACAGACTCCGTAGAATTTGAAGAAGAAATCAAAGAATTTGGGGAAATGGCTGTTATCATCACAAACAATACATGGACAGACTACAAAAATAATATACTTCCGTCAATAAAATCCGCAGATAAAAACTTCCTTGCTTTTTACAGAGAAAACGGATATGGTTTTTCCTTTGAAGATGATTTTGAAAGTCTTGTATACAGTAAGCCTTCTGCTATAATCACAGGCAGACAGGATGACAGTGTCGGCTACAAAGACATGCTCAGACTCCTTGATAACTTTCCCCGTGCAGGTTTTTCAATACTTGACGGTGCAGGACATAACCTACAGATCGAACAGCCTGAATTATTCAGGGAACATTTTAGAAACTGGCTGAAAAGAACACGTTATTAATATAAAATTTTTTATATGACTAAAATATCAGAAGCGAACGAGAAATTTATAATTCCTTCAAAACTCCTGATATCTCGGTCATTTTTTTATATACTGGTTTATTATAATATTTATCTGACTTTATTTCTGAATATTCGTATAGTCAGTGATCCCCAGCCTGTTTCCAAACGGATCATAAAATTCCACAGCCATTCCGGTCTTTATATTAAACGGCTCAGATAAAAAATCCACTCCTTTTTCCAAAAGATTTTTGTACTCATCCATGACATTATCCACTGTAAACCAAATTGTGGGTTTCATATCCTCATACATCCTTTTATCTTTCAGTATTATTGCCGGTTCTTCATTACCTACGTTAAAAGCTGTCATCCCAATATTTTCAAACTTAAATTTCAATGACAACCCCAGAATTTTCGAATAGTATTCTTCTGCGATCTCCATATTATCCACAGGGAGAAAAAAATTATCATAACTCTTCATTCAAAACACCTCTTTTCATTTATTTTTAGTTTACCATATAAGACTTGTCAACAGTTTGTCATATTCCAACAAAATATCAGTATAATAAAAATAGAATCACAAGAAATCCCACAGTTGTTTTTCTGTATTTATCTCTTTGATTCTATTTAGGTCATTTATTAGAGTCTTTCACTTTTATATATACTATAATTTATTGTAGGAAATATATTGTCTCTGCTTTCTATCTCCTCTATCCATTCTTCTTCTAGTGTATTTCCGTTGAAATCCTCATATATTTTAAATAATCTGTTTATGTGATCACTTATTTTCTTTTTTGCATATCCTACCATTGTCTCGGTATACATTATGAATTCCCAGCATGAAGTCTGTGCCATTAACAGTTCTCTTGCTGCCTGATTTAATGCTCTTTTTTCAAGATCATTTTCAGGATCACGGCCGTTTGCCAGCTCTATCATCTTTTGTGCAGCCTTGTGTAAGTGTCTGTATACATAATCATTTCTCTCATCAAGCCAGACATCATAGTAACCGTTTGCTCCCCAGCTTGACAGATTTACATCTACAATCTGATTAACCTTGTACTTTTCCAGATATTTCGACGGTGTTATGCTGTTAAAATCAGAATCTTTCATATATCTGAAAACCCATTCGAGAAATGCAGGTCCTTCAAACCACCAGTGACCGTACAACTCTGCATCATAAGGCGATACCACTATAGGATCTCTCATTCTCATAAGAGATTTCAGGTAGCCAAGCTGCTTTGACCTGTTGTTTACAAAGTCACGTGCGTGTTCTTTAGCTCTGTTATATGCAGCTTCAGGATTATACACCCTTTTGTCGCCGCTGTTTTTATCTGTAATTGCATAATACTTTACACCGATATTTCGTCTTACGCCGTCACTGTGCAAAAACGGCTTTACATAATCGTAATCCAGCTCATATCCTGCATCTTTGTGAAATTCCCTGTAAACTCCGTCTCCAGGATAACCTATTTCCGAACTCCATACCTGCTCGGAAGATTCCAGATCCCTTGCAAACGCAGCTACACCGTTAGATGTATAAACAGGTGCATATACTCCGTACAAAGGTCTCGGGGAACTGAACATAATCCCATGAGCATCTACTATAAAGTACTTTAGATTATTTTTCTCAAGATACTTATCCTGTCCGGGATAATACGCACATTCAGAAAGCCATATTCCTTTTGGCTCTTTCCCGTAGTTGTTTTTATAATCCTCTTTTGCCATTAGTATCTGAGCATTTACTGCTTCAGGAAAATCTTTCATAAACGGAAGAAAGCCATGTGTGGCAGCTACAGGAATAATTTCCAGATTTCCGTTATCCTGAAACTTTTTAAATGCTTTTATCAAATCCCCATTATATCTCAGAAATGTTTCTTTCGCTCTTTTAAAAAAGCTTAGGTTAAATTTAGCTACATTTAGGAGTTCCTCCTGATCTTTCAGTCTCTCCACTTCAAGTCTGCATAATTCCAGTGACTTATTGAGACTTACTTCATATCTTGATCTTAAGAGTTCATCATTTAACATATTTGCCAAAGTACCTGACATAGTCATTGTAATATTCCACGGAATTTTATCCTTCGTAAGATTTTCAAACATATTTAATAAAGGAATATAAGTTTCACTTATCGCTTCATACAGCCAGTCTTCTTCTAAAAATTCCTCATATTCCGGATGCCTAACATAAGGCAAGTGGGCATGAAGAATCATACTAAAATATCCTTTCATACTTATTCCTCCCAAATACCGTTTTCAAAAATTCTCATCATTTCTTCAATAACCACTCTGTTTTTATTTAAGCTGTCCAATGATTTTGCTGCATCTCTATAATCTTTCAGCTTTATTTCCAGCAGAATTTCTCCTCCTTCAAGTTCTCTGGGATATTTGACACTTATTTGATCACTTTTTATTTTCCGTACTCTTTTTTCGAATTCTCTCAAAGTATCAGAATACACCGGCATTTTCATTCTTTCTATTTTTTCTATAAGTTCTGTTCCTCTGTCTTTTCTGGATTTTTTCATATCCAGCTCTATCTCTGACAGTTTGTCATAAAATTTTTCTTGGGTACTGTTTTCCATTTCATATGCTAATTCTGAAAATTTCACAAGCATGGAATGTGTCAGATATACTTCGTTTTTCTCAATATAATCTGCTATTTCCCTGCTTTTACTTACTTTTTTTCTTTCTAAAAACTCAATTATCATATTTTCTCACCATTATTATAGCACTTTTATTGTTTTTATAGTAATTTTTTCTTATAGAAATTTCTTTGAAATTATTTTTTTTGTATAATAAGAGCGCCTTTTCATTATCTTCACTGACTTCCAATAATATATCCCTGTTACGGTTTCTCTCAAATAAAGCTTTCAGAAGCATCGTTCCCATACCCTGTCCCTGATAACTGCTGTCCACAGCTATCTCAAACAAGTCAATGCAGTCTGTTGTGTCATACGAAACCAAGTATGCCACTGTTTTTTCATCTTTTTTAATAAGTATAAAACTGTAATTTTCTGTTTCATTCATATTCTCAATATCATTTGGCTGCCATTTATTATCAAAATAAAGATTATGAATTTTTATTATATTATCATAATCTTTTATTTTTTCAGAAATTAATACTTCCATTTATCTTACAATCCCGAATTTGGTAATAGGAAGGAATCTAAATAAAAGTTTTCCTTTTATTCTGCTGTCCTGTACGTATCCCCAGTATCTTGAGTCATCACTGTCACTGCTGTTATCCCCCATTGCGAAGTAATAATCATGCGTAAGTGTAATTTCCTGTCCTGCAAGGAGTGAATTCATAGTATCTTTATTATATCTGAAATCCAGTATATTCATAACTGTGTTATCATTACCTTTTACATTAAGGGTATAAACATATGTTTCACCGTTTGTTCTGAAGTTATCTGTATTATAGAATATGTCAGTAAGTTTTTCTCCGGCTTTTACCTTCTCTGTAACTTCTTCCAAAGGTACTTCCACGTAGTTTATAATATAACTTTGTGTAGAGACTTCCTGTTCTATTCTCATTTTATATATTTTCCCAAGTGTTACTACATCATTCTTCTTAGGTATGTATATCTTCCCTGCGAATCCGAGGAATCCTTCTTTTCTGTAAAATACTCTTGTGTCAAGCGGCTGTCCGTTTGATAAAAGATTTCCTTTCTTATCCACCTGTATCGGTGTTCCTTCTTCTCCTACAAGGTTTGTCTTAAAATTTATTACTTCGTCATATATTGTTCCTGTCTGGCTGTCATAACCATTCTGCAGAATTACTACAAGCCCTTCATTAGTCACAGTAAGATCTTTCTTACCCTGACCTATCAGGTGGGCTTTCATTTCTATTACATTATCATTGATAACAAGTTCCCCGTTATCATCTATATTTAATGTCTCGCCCGGCAGACCCACAAGCCTCTTTGTATAAAGGAGCTTATTGTCTTTCGGTTCTTTAAATGCGATAATATCTCCGCGTTCGGGTTTCTTGAATTTATATGATATCATATTGGCAAAAAATCTGTCGTTTTCAATTATTGTAGGTCTCATTGATCCTGTAGGAATCATAAAATTCCCCAGATAAAAATTCTGTATAAGAAGTACGATAACCACTGCGGTAATACTTGTCTCTATTAAGTGAACCGATTCGAATATCTGGTTCTGATACAGATATATTTCCACAAGAAACAGGATACAACCCAGTGCAAGATATGTATAGAGATATATTCCCTGCATATCCATCATAAGTCTTCCCAGTACAAGAAGAAGTGCATTCACTACAAAAGCCCATTCCTGCTTCTTTCTCAGAATCAATACACCGGCATTCAGCGCGAAAACAACCATAATTATATTTTTCTTAAATGAAAAATCCAGATCCTGACCTGATTCCATTATTTTCCAGAATAAAAGTGCCAGTATAATGATATGTACTACTGTTAGTATATCAGCAGTTTTCTTCATTTTGCCGAGATCACCTTTCGATACCAGTCTGTCTGCTATATTCTTCTCTTTTGCCTTTAACCACTCAACTATAACTTTTTCTTTTATAAAAAAGTAAAGTAGTATCCCTGTCAGGATGACATAGAACACACCCCATAATACTATATTCATATATGACCGCCTTCATGTGATTTATATAAAAAAAGCTAGCCTCTTGCTAGCCTTAAGCTACTTTCTGATTTCTTTAATTCTAGCAGCTTTTCCTGATAATTCTCTTAAATAATATAGTCTAGATCTTCTTACTTTACCGATTCTCTTAACTTCTATTTTTTCAATTAGTGGAGAATTAATAGGCATAATTCTTTCTACACCTACTCCTGATGAAACTTTTCTTACAGTAAAATTCTTAGAAATACCTCCACCAGATACTCTTATAACTACACCTTCAAAGACCTGTATTCTCTCTTTGTTTCCCTCTTTTACCTTATAATGAACTGCAACAGTATCTCCTGCTTTAAATTCTGGTATGTCTGTTTTCAACTGGTCTTTTTCTACAAGCTCGATTAATTTCTCTTTCAAGAAATTTCCTCCCTTCTTTACGTGACATTCATTCCATAATAGTTTATAAAAGCGGAATGCCCTTATTTACAATACAAAATATCATATCATATTCATGAATTTTTTTCAAGTTCTTTTTAAAGTCTTTTTTTAGATTTTTTCTTCTGTAACATATGAAAAATAAGCTTTCTGACTTTTATACACTGCGAAAAAACAATGTATCACATATGAAACACAAACTTTCAGACTAATTCCCTCAGTTACAAAATCTGCATTTTTCTTAGCTGTGTTTTCTACTAATCAAATAATTCCAAGCTCCCTGAAAGCATCCATTGTTATTTTCTTTCTAAGTTCCAGCAGATAGCTGTTTCTTGCTTCAGAATCATTTATAATTCTTGTGGCAAAAAAATATACATCTCCTTTGGTTTCAATGTATCCCACATACCATATGACATTTTCGGCACCGTCTCTTCCCCAGCCCGTTTTTCCTCTGAGTATATAGTCAGGTGTTTCTTCATTTATCATAATGTTTTTTACGATTTTATAAGTTTTTTCCGAAAGAGAAAATTTTTCCTCATACAAATTTATCAGAAAATTTACCTGCTCTTCGGGAGAAATTTCCAGACTCCGGTCAATCCAGAAAGAATCTGTTTTTTCAGGTACAGTTTGATTTCCATAGCTGAATTCTTTCAGATATTCCTCATATGTTTCTCTTTTTATCTGCTTTGCACCTTTCATATAAAACCATAAAGCAGAGTATCTGAAAGCATCCCTCAGATCCAAATCTGTATTCCAGTTCTCGTTATACCTTATAATCCCATCCCATTCCATCGGCTCATTTTCATCTTTAACCACTCCTTTTTCAAGGAATATAAGAGAATTAGGTATTTTGAAAGTAGAAGCCGGAAGCTTTCTTACTTTTGAATCCTCTTCATCAGAGTAAATCCAGATTTTATTTTTATAATCATAAACAGTAATACTGCCTGTTATTTTATTTTCATCAAAAATTCTCTGTAAATCTGCATTACTATTTACCACCATTGTATTTACAGAAAACATAAATGATAAGAAGAAAGAAAAAAGTATCTCCATTTTTACCTCCATATATTCGTCACTATATTTCTCTAAAATATAACATTACTGTATAAAACAGTCAACAAAAACTGTCTGTTCCTATATGCAAAACATACCAAACTTGACTAATTTTCTGAAATATGCTAACATTTACATACTTATCAGTAAGTAAGTACAAATAGAAAGGAAGTCTTATATCTTGATACCTACAAAAGATAAAATTATTGAATATTCTATAAAATTAATAAAAACGAAAGGCTATTCCTCGTTTAGCTACGATGATATCGCACAAAAACTAAAAATAAGCAAAGCAGCTGTGCATCATCATTTTGAAAAAAAGGAAGATCTTGGAATAGCTGTATGCCGGTATCTTCAGACTAAAATTGTCGAAGGCTATAATAAAAACCTAAAACAGGACGTTCATCCGTGGATTTTTGCAGAAACAAGAATAAACACCATAAAATCAGGTGAAATATGTCCGATATCCAGTTTACAGACAGACTTTGACCAGTTTTCCCCTAAGTTAAAAAAAGAACTAAAAAAAACAACAGATATGGAAATTGAATATTTTCAAAAGCTGGTGGAAGAATATGCACCCGGTTTACCTGACTATTCACAGGCAGTGACTTCATACCTTGCACTGAAAGGCGCCTTGCAGTACAGACGTATTCTCGGGGAAGAATTTTATAAAAAATCTGTTATGTCTATAAAGAAAGAATTTTATGACTTTCTGAACAAAAAGGAGAGTAATTAAATGAAAAGAGTAGTTGTCACAGGATATGGAATTATTTCCGCAATAGGAAATGATATTGATACATTCTGGCAGAATACAGCAGCGGGAAAATCCGGTATAAAGCTGATAAAAGACCCTGAATTTTCTGATATTCCCACGAGAATAGCAGCTTATATCGAAAACTTTGATGCAGAAAAATATATGAATAAAAAAGATATTAACAAAACAGATCTTTTTACACAATATGCATATGCCGCGGCCAGTCAGGCCCTTGAATCAGGCGGTGTTAATGATGATACTTTTGATAAAAACAGGGTTGGTATATATATTGGTTCAGGTGTAGGCGGACTTGACACCATTCTGAAAAATCATAAAATATTTTTGGAAAAAGGAAGCAGACGTGTATCGCCGTTTATGGTTCCAATGATGATTACCAATATGGCGGCAGGATTTATA is part of the Sebaldella sp. S0638 genome and encodes:
- a CDS encoding EFR1 family ferrodoxin (N-terminal region resembles flavodoxins. C-terminal ferrodoxin region binds two 4Fe-4S clusters.), whose translation is MKKNLIFYFSGTGNCLKVAKTISKNKENTEIIPMGSSHIYEFDGDYESIGFVYPVYFAGLPAAAADYISKLVLPKDDNIYYYTVNTCGSIIGNAFAQLKELLEQKGAHLDYSAKLKMFSNYVVMYNMKENVKEITEKSDKDLIPIMENIKNKYKNKTGKKNSLLEWWYHKEMKVIHTKDQHFNVSENCTSCGICVKVCPVDNIKLEGKKPDFLHHCEQCTACIQYCPEKAINFKNKTQNRRRYTNPDINWKELSESNKSY
- a CDS encoding penicillin-binding transpeptidase domain-containing protein — protein: MEILFSFFLSFMFSVNTMVVNSNADLQRIFDENKITGSITVYDYKNKIWIYSDEEDSKVRKLPASTFKIPNSLIFLEKGVVKDENEPMEWDGIIRYNENWNTDLDLRDAFRYSALWFYMKGAKQIKRETYEEYLKEFSYGNQTVPEKTDSFWIDRSLEISPEEQVNFLINLYEEKFSLSEKTYKIVKNIMINEETPDYILRGKTGWGRDGAENVIWYVGYIETKGDVYFFATRIINDSEARNSYLLELRKKITMDAFRELGII
- a CDS encoding glycoside hydrolase family 57 protein, with the protein product MKGYFSMILHAHLPYVRHPEYEEFLEEDWLYEAISETYIPLLNMFENLTKDKIPWNITMTMSGTLANMLNDELLRSRYEVSLNKSLELCRLEVERLKDQEELLNVAKFNLSFFKRAKETFLRYNGDLIKAFKKFQDNGNLEIIPVAATHGFLPFMKDFPEAVNAQILMAKEDYKNNYGKEPKGIWLSECAYYPGQDKYLEKNNLKYFIVDAHGIMFSSPRPLYGVYAPVYTSNGVAAFARDLESSEQVWSSEIGYPGDGVYREFHKDAGYELDYDYVKPFLHSDGVRRNIGVKYYAITDKNSGDKRVYNPEAAYNRAKEHARDFVNNRSKQLGYLKSLMRMRDPIVVSPYDAELYGHWWFEGPAFLEWVFRYMKDSDFNSITPSKYLEKYKVNQIVDVNLSSWGANGYYDVWLDERNDYVYRHLHKAAQKMIELANGRDPENDLEKRALNQAARELLMAQTSCWEFIMYTETMVGYAKKKISDHINRLFKIYEDFNGNTLEEEWIEEIESRDNIFPTINYSIYKSERL
- a CDS encoding alpha/beta fold hydrolase, which gives rise to MEYKIKDTSIYYEIHGEGKPVICIHGYTVDHNLMKSCLEPVFKDEKTPYKRIYIDLPGMGKSKAAPWLKNADIMLDILLDFINYVTDGENFLLAAESYGCYLSMGILKKISHQTDGIFFLAPCIISDYTKRNLPLESTVYSEKITDSVEFEEEIKEFGEMAVIITNNTWTDYKNNILPSIKSADKNFLAFYRENGYGFSFEDDFESLVYSKPSAIITGRQDDSVGYKDMLRLLDNFPRAGFSILDGAGHNLQIEQPELFREHFRNWLKRTRY
- a CDS encoding TetR/AcrR family transcriptional regulator; this encodes MIPTKDKIIEYSIKLIKTKGYSSFSYDDIAQKLKISKAAVHHHFEKKEDLGIAVCRYLQTKIVEGYNKNLKQDVHPWIFAETRINTIKSGEICPISSLQTDFDQFSPKLKKELKKTTDMEIEYFQKLVEEYAPGLPDYSQAVTSYLALKGALQYRRILGEEFYKKSVMSIKKEFYDFLNKKESN
- the rimI gene encoding ribosomal protein S18-alanine N-acetyltransferase; its protein translation is MEVLISEKIKDYDNIIKIHNLYFDNKWQPNDIENMNETENYSFILIKKDEKTVAYLVSYDTTDCIDLFEIAVDSSYQGQGMGTMLLKALFERNRNRDILLEVSEDNEKALLLYKKNNFKEISIRKNYYKNNKSAIIMVRKYDN
- the lepB gene encoding signal peptidase I, with the protein product MNIVLWGVFYVILTGILLYFFIKEKVIVEWLKAKEKNIADRLVSKGDLGKMKKTADILTVVHIIILALLFWKIMESGQDLDFSFKKNIIMVVFALNAGVLILRKKQEWAFVVNALLLVLGRLMMDMQGIYLYTYLALGCILFLVEIYLYQNQIFESVHLIETSITAVVIVLLIQNFYLGNFMIPTGSMRPTIIENDRFFANMISYKFKKPERGDIIAFKEPKDNKLLYTKRLVGLPGETLNIDDNGELVINDNVIEMKAHLIGQGKKDLTVTNEGLVVILQNGYDSQTGTIYDEVINFKTNLVGEEGTPIQVDKKGNLLSNGQPLDTRVFYRKEGFLGFAGKIYIPKKNDVVTLGKIYKMRIEQEVSTQSYIINYVEVPLEEVTEKVKAGEKLTDIFYNTDNFRTNGETYVYTLNVKGNDNTVMNILDFRYNKDTMNSLLAGQEITLTHDYYFAMGDNSSDSDDSRYWGYVQDSRIKGKLLFRFLPITKFGIVR
- the rplS gene encoding 50S ribosomal protein L19, which codes for MKEKLIELVEKDQLKTDIPEFKAGDTVAVHYKVKEGNKERIQVFEGVVIRVSGGGISKNFTVRKVSSGVGVERIMPINSPLIEKIEVKRIGKVRRSRLYYLRELSGKAARIKEIRK
- a CDS encoding MarR family winged helix-turn-helix transcriptional regulator — encoded protein: MKLADIIEILSKRFLNYKVSELEKYNIENININFFQYIDIIGDMDAPTYGEVAQKLNLSKPAITAIVNKLIKEDLVYKEQSMTDKRTYHIRLTKNGLEIYNSCRLAHNDLEKYIAKKLTKEEYKQLVHLLCLVVE
- a CDS encoding TolC family protein, which produces MEKLLKYIILMMFSSVVLLSINLDGAIEQLRSQSYTTEKNKLNLDSYEINRELIDKGEWNGVTMNVDNKYYDTVGKSHYGVSAQAEYGIFNYRFDYDTLNDEIVENRVGVSKDLRELYYSKYDSERIINDLSLEKQKVLNLQELDTQIVNLIDLYKNYKNKEKEIEIEEKSLEVKKRDYTIIMKKYEVGTASEFDHISSRAEYEKAILDLENLRRELLLYRESFSIYNIVTDGKFENIEKKEVEKVDFYNIGTTDLDSLKYDEKINNEKLKREKYTTSIPELNAEMSYSFENDEVIVGLGVKKTVFNYKGDYENLKNELKKNKVDYLDKKVNVDNKIKENMIEYTTLQTNELIAQKDLEVTKKDYEVYSKKYELGVSTYSDYLERLNKYNIAEKDFVKAQNELSSFTHKIKYMN
- a CDS encoding VOC family protein, translating into MKSYDNFFLPVDNMEIAEEYYSKILGLSLKFKFENIGMTAFNVGNEEPAIILKDKRMYEDMKPTIWFTVDNVMDEYKNLLEKGVDFLSEPFNIKTGMAVEFYDPFGNRLGITDYTNIQK